One Bosea sp. 124 genomic window, GCGCCAGTCATAGCTGTGCAGGAAGGCACGCCCCGCCAGGGAGGCCCCTGCCGTGTACCGGCGCGGCGCGGCGACGAAGGTCTTGCAGCCAGCCAGCCCCCATTCCGGCCGGACCTGAGCCCAGTCCCGGCCACGCCGGGCGACGTCGCCTTCGCCGGTCGCGCCGGGCAGGTGCAGCGCTCGCTCGGTCCGGGCGAGGCGTCCGGCGGACGCCAGCAGCGAGTCCAGCCGGGTAAGATCGGCGGCATGCGACGCCGGCAGCAACTCGGGGTCGAACAACGTGATCTCGTCGCTGACCGTGTCGTGCAGACCCGCGACGAAACGTGTATCGGCCGGTACGTCGATCCCCTGCGCCGGGAGCCCGACGCGGACCTCGTCATCGTTCAGGAGGCAGGCCAGCAGGCGGGCGTTGACGTCGCCGGGGAAACCACCACAGGCGCCGCATTGCAGGGCGCTGGCATGGGCGTTGTTGACGAGCCGGGCGCCATGGCCTGCCAGCAGCACCAGCCGGGCGAAGCGCGAGGTCAGCGACATTGCCCGCAGTATCGTCGCCGCCATCTCGATGCGCTGCCTCGCCGTGAGCGAAGCGTCGAGCTGCGGCGCAGCCCAGTCGCCGTTCGGGCGGTGATCGGCCGTGACGGAATCGTGGAAGAGCTTCCAGAGATAGAGCGGCCCGCTAGCCTCGACGAAGGCGAATGACGAAACTGCCGCGCGCCTGAAGCGACCCCAGGCGCGCCGGGCGCGGGCGCCGATGCGCTGCCGATCCTCGGCGGCCTCGCCGGGGGCGTCGCAGGTGAAGGAGCCGAGCCCCGGCTTCAAGAGGACCGGCAACCGCGCCTCGCCACCGACGGAGCCGAGCCTGCGATGCGAGACGCCGATGCCGAAGAACCCGGCGAAGCCCAGAGTCTCCACGCCGGGATCGAGCGATTCCAGTGCGCGGCGGATGATCTCGGAGCGGACGTCGATGCAGAAGGCGGCCTGCACCGAGGGGCGCGCCGGCGGCTCCTTCTTAGTGACGGCTGGCCGCCAGGCCGTGAAGAACCGGCGCTGCGCGGCGCGATCATAGGCTTCCTGCAGTAGCGCGTCGATGATCTGGTCGCTGCCGGGTTCGAACGGTTCGGCATGGGCTTCGATCGCCTCACGCCAAGGATCGGCGATCTGCCGCCCGAACTGCGCCTGCAGAGCCGCCTCGAAAGCGAGTGCGATCGCTAGTAGGTCGGTGATGGTCGGGTCGGTGCCGCCGTCGCGCTCCGCCTGCCAGTGCAGGTGGCGGGCATATTGCGCCCAGCCCCCGAGCCCGGTCAGGAGTGCGGTGAAATAGCACTCGGCGGCAGCTTGCGGCAGGCCGAGCGCAAGGCTTGCGCGCCTGATCGCTGCCGGGGCAGCGAGCGGTTCCCGCGAGATGCGCAGGCAGAAGCCCTTCAGCCCCGCGATCTCGGGCGAGAGATCCTGGGTGGCAAAGGCGCGCCAGGATTCATAGGCGCCGGTCGCCGCGGTCTTTGGCCAGATCGCCTGGCCGAGATCGAAATGGCCCGACGCCCATGCGCCGATCCGGTCCGCGATAAAGCCGGGCCAGTCGATGCCGGTGGCGTCGGCGCAGAGCGCGGCGACGGTCGGGATCGGGGCTACGGGCGCCGGGTCCTCGGCGAGCGCCGCCTCGACCGCAGCGAGACCGGGCGCGCCCGGACGGTCGACGATGGCAGCGGCAAGATCGGCCGGCGTGATCTCACCCGCCCACCAGCGCTCCCGGTAGAAGCTGCGCGGCATGGTGACGGGGATGCCGCCGGCCCGGCCGAGGCGCGCCGCCGCGCCGGGCAGCGTCTCCCCTGCGAGGCCGAGGAATGGGTTGACAGCGACAGAGGCCGAGAGCGGCCAGAGTGGCGGGATGATGCGGGCGGCGCGATCGGCCTGCGTCAACAGGGTAGCCTGCAGGGCGTCATGTCCGGGCTGCGCGTTCATGACGGGCTCCTTTCGCTGGTCGGGAGCGAAGGTTTGGGCCGCGCCCAGCCGCCGGTGAAGCGGTCGAAGATGGCGTTGCCGTAGAAGCCGTTGGCGAGATGGACGCGCAGCCCGGCCAGGGCCGGGTGGCCCGCCCAGTGCGGAAACAGCGCCTGGGCGAAGGCGACGCCGCCGAAGGAGAGCAGCGTCAGCACGATGAGCGCCCATTCCAGCGCCGTCGGCGGCGGGATCGGCGGCAGCGTCGCCGAGGTCAGCCACTGCGCGAAGCGCTGGAGCAGGAAGTAGGAGAGCGAGGCGGCGATGGCCGCCGCCGATGTCCGCAGGGTGAGTGCGCGTGGCGCGGAGTCGGCCAGGCCCTGTGCGATCAGATAAGCGACGCCGAAGACGAGGATGGCGCCGAGCGCGATCGCCTGCGGCGACTTCTCAGCGAAGCCGAAGCCCAGCCCGAGCAGGCCGTAGAGCGCCAGCGCAAAGGCGAAGGACTGCGCGACGACGCGAATGCCGGCCACCGCGACCGGCCCCGGGCGGCGCGTGGCCGCGACCTGCTCCACTGCCCAGCCCGAGGACAGGAAGGCATGGGCCTTGTAGAGGGAGTGGGCGACGATGTGCAGCAGCGCCAGCGGGAAGAGCGCCAGCCCGCATTGCAGCACCATGAAGCCCATCTGCGCCACCGTGGACCAGGCCAGCGAGGTCTTGATCGCGGACTGGGTCAGCATCACCAGACTACCGAGCAGGGCGGTGAACCCGCCGATCAGCACCAGCGCCGCCAGCGCGCGCGGCGTCGTTAGCAGCAAATCGGCGAATCGGATCAGCAGGAAGCCACCGGCATTGATGATGCCGGCATGCAGCAGGGCCGAGACCGGCGTCGGCGCCTCCATCACCTCCACCAGCCAGCCATGGGCCGGGAACTGCGCCGATTTCAGCAGCGCCGCCGTCACCAGCAGCGCGACCGCCCAGCCCGTCCCGACTGGCACCGGGCCGCTAAGGGCCTGCGCCAGCATCGCGCCGATGTCGCCTGTGCCGTAGCCCGCGAACAGGACGAGGCAGGCCAGCAGCAGCGCCGCATCCGCCAGCCGAGCGACGACGAATTTCTTGCGGGTCGCCCGCTGCGCCGCCGGCCGCGATGGATAAAACAGCAGCAGCCGGCGCAGGCAGATGCTGGTCGCGATCCAGGCCCCGAGAAGCTGGAGCAGGTTGCCGGCGCAAACGAGCAGGAGCGCGGCGGCGAGCGTGGCGCAGATCCAGCCGGTGAAGCGCGTCTGCCCCGGTTCGCCGGCGAGATAGCTGCGGCTGAAGCGCAGGACGACCCAGCCGACGAAGCCGATTAGCAACAGCATGGTGACGC contains:
- a CDS encoding DUF2309 domain-containing protein, yielding MNAQPGHDALQATLLTQADRAARIIPPLWPLSASVAVNPFLGLAGETLPGAAARLGRAGGIPVTMPRSFYRERWWAGEITPADLAAAIVDRPGAPGLAAVEAALAEDPAPVAPIPTVAALCADATGIDWPGFIADRIGAWASGHFDLGQAIWPKTAATGAYESWRAFATQDLSPEIAGLKGFCLRISREPLAAPAAIRRASLALGLPQAAAECYFTALLTGLGGWAQYARHLHWQAERDGGTDPTITDLLAIALAFEAALQAQFGRQIADPWREAIEAHAEPFEPGSDQIIDALLQEAYDRAAQRRFFTAWRPAVTKKEPPARPSVQAAFCIDVRSEIIRRALESLDPGVETLGFAGFFGIGVSHRRLGSVGGEARLPVLLKPGLGSFTCDAPGEAAEDRQRIGARARRAWGRFRRAAVSSFAFVEASGPLYLWKLFHDSVTADHRPNGDWAAPQLDASLTARQRIEMAATILRAMSLTSRFARLVLLAGHGARLVNNAHASALQCGACGGFPGDVNARLLACLLNDDEVRVGLPAQGIDVPADTRFVAGLHDTVSDEITLFDPELLPASHAADLTRLDSLLASAGRLARTERALHLPGATGEGDVARRGRDWAQVRPEWGLAGCKTFVAAPRRYTAGASLAGRAFLHSYDWRADSEFKVLELILTAPVVVASWISLQYYGSAVAPLAFGAGNKLLHNVVGGIGVFEGNGGLLRGGLPWQSVHDGEALVHKPLRLSVVIAAPREAILAVLAKHPDLQALFDHGWLTLFTMDDAGRLAWRYHATNGWTDFQIENDTGRLAA